A single region of the Pseudorhodoplanes sp. genome encodes:
- the gstA gene encoding glutathione transferase GstA, with translation MKLYYSPGTCALSPHIVSREAGIPLELIRVDTKTHKTKDGEDFYQINPHGYVPTLVLDNGEILTEGPAIVQYLADMKPESGLMPKGEQRYRVLEWLNFVAAELHKQFSHMFSPKTPAEYKDVIREGLVQKFAFLDGKLAGKSYLTGENFTVADAYLFVVANWSRFHNIDLAKWPNLKAFMDRVKARPMVQEAMRAEGLIKTAA, from the coding sequence ATGAAATTGTACTATTCGCCGGGAACGTGCGCGCTGTCACCGCATATCGTGTCGCGCGAAGCCGGCATTCCGCTCGAACTGATCCGCGTCGATACCAAGACCCACAAGACCAAGGACGGCGAGGATTTCTACCAGATCAATCCGCATGGCTATGTGCCGACCCTCGTCCTCGATAACGGCGAGATCCTCACCGAAGGCCCGGCCATCGTGCAATATCTCGCCGACATGAAGCCCGAGAGCGGCCTGATGCCGAAAGGCGAGCAGCGCTATCGCGTGCTGGAATGGCTGAATTTCGTGGCCGCCGAACTGCACAAACAATTTTCGCATATGTTCAGCCCGAAGACGCCGGCTGAATACAAGGATGTCATCAGGGAAGGGCTGGTCCAGAAATTCGCGTTTCTCGACGGGAAGCTCGCGGGCAAATCCTATCTCACCGGCGAGAATTTCACCGTGGCGGACGCCTATCTGTTCGTCGTGGCGAACTGGAGCCGATTCCACAACATCGATCTGGCGAAATGGCCAAACCTGAAAGCCTTCATGGATCGGGTGAAGGCGCGGCCGATGGTGCAGGAGGCGATGCGCGCGGAAGGCCTGATCAAGACCGCGGCGTAA
- a CDS encoding cbb3-type cytochrome c oxidase subunit 3 yields MNGFTHDSLVGFAKSWGLFYLLALSLGVLAYTYWPGSGKRFDRAADSIMDDESGPWA; encoded by the coding sequence ATGAATGGATTCACCCATGACAGCCTCGTCGGCTTCGCAAAGTCGTGGGGGCTTTTCTATCTGCTGGCGCTGTCGCTCGGGGTTCTGGCCTACACGTACTGGCCGGGAAGCGGGAAGCGGTTCGATCGCGCGGCCGACAGCATCATGGATGACGAGAGCGGGCCATGGGCGTGA
- a CDS encoding ABC transporter ATP-binding protein: MLRVENLDVFHGDAQALDDVSLEVAEGSIVAIVGANGAGKTSLIRTLGGMYRSARGRILYRGNDIANWPSHKVCNLGIGQVAEGRQIFPTLSVQENLDMGAMLPRAREARNKNRERIYAMFPRLHERAGQAAGTLSGGEQQMLAIGRCLMGAPELVMFDEPSLGLAPALVQDVLQTIRDLNRDGLTCVLVEQNVAVSLKLASRAYVLENGRITLSGSGEELLHDDRVRKAYLGM; this comes from the coding sequence ATGCTCCGCGTCGAAAACCTTGATGTCTTCCACGGCGATGCGCAGGCGCTGGACGACGTCTCGCTTGAAGTCGCTGAGGGTTCGATCGTCGCCATCGTCGGAGCCAACGGCGCGGGCAAGACCTCGCTGATCCGCACGCTCGGCGGCATGTATCGGTCGGCGCGCGGCAGAATTCTCTATCGCGGCAACGACATTGCGAACTGGCCGAGCCACAAGGTCTGCAATCTCGGCATCGGCCAGGTGGCGGAAGGAAGGCAGATCTTTCCGACGCTGAGCGTTCAGGAGAACCTGGACATGGGCGCGATGCTGCCGAGGGCGCGCGAGGCGCGCAACAAGAATCGCGAGCGCATCTACGCGATGTTTCCGCGATTGCACGAGCGTGCGGGGCAGGCCGCCGGCACATTGTCGGGCGGCGAACAGCAGATGCTGGCCATCGGCCGCTGCCTGATGGGGGCTCCCGAACTCGTCATGTTCGACGAGCCCTCGCTCGGCCTCGCCCCGGCGCTCGTGCAGGACGTGCTGCAGACGATCCGCGATCTCAATCGCGACGGGCTGACCTGCGTATTGGTGGAGCAGAATGTCGCGGTGTCGCTGAAGCTGGCGAGCCGCGCCTATGTTCTGGAGAACGGCCGCATCACGCTGTCCGGCTCGGGCGAGGAATTGCTCCACGACGATCGCGTGCGTAAAGCCTATCTGGGCATGTAG
- a CDS encoding ABC transporter ATP-binding protein has protein sequence MTALLKVDAVTKRFRGLLAVDRVSLAVQPGEIYAVIGPNGAGKTTLFNMIAGAFASDEGSITFDGSRIDGLSADRICQRGIGRTFQIVRPFLGLTVEDNVMVGALLRRPSPGAAREWAHLILDRLDLYEKRNHMASSLTLPDRKRLEVARAIATDPKLLLLDEVMAGLRPTETDRMVEVFRRLVDNHGVTILLIEHVMRAVMALASHVMVLHHGATIAQGVPADVVRHPAVIKSYLGAEAVH, from the coding sequence ATGACCGCGCTGCTGAAGGTCGATGCGGTCACCAAGCGGTTCCGCGGCCTCCTGGCGGTCGATCGCGTGAGTCTGGCGGTCCAGCCGGGCGAAATCTATGCCGTCATCGGACCGAACGGTGCCGGCAAGACCACGCTGTTCAACATGATTGCCGGCGCTTTTGCGAGCGATGAGGGCTCCATCACTTTCGACGGCAGCCGCATCGACGGCTTGTCCGCCGACCGGATCTGCCAGCGCGGTATCGGCCGCACATTTCAGATTGTGAGGCCTTTCCTGGGGCTGACCGTCGAGGACAATGTCATGGTCGGCGCGCTGTTGCGCCGCCCGTCGCCCGGCGCCGCCCGCGAATGGGCCCATCTCATTCTCGACCGGCTGGACCTGTACGAGAAGCGCAATCACATGGCCTCGTCGTTGACGCTGCCGGACCGCAAGCGGCTGGAAGTGGCGCGTGCGATCGCCACCGATCCAAAGCTGCTTCTGCTGGATGAAGTCATGGCCGGGTTGCGGCCCACCGAAACCGACCGCATGGTCGAGGTCTTTCGGCGGCTGGTGGACAATCACGGCGTCACTATCCTGCTGATCGAGCATGTGATGCGGGCGGTGATGGCGCTCGCCTCGCACGTGATGGTTCTGCATCACGGCGCCACGATTGCGCAGGGCGTACCGGCCGATGTCGTGCGTCATCCTGCGGTCATCAAATCCTATCTCGGCGCGGAGGCCGTTCACTGA
- a CDS encoding DUF2189 domain-containing protein, whose protein sequence is MDRLPPIVPPIGATRMDWRRDVRPGAAFSWLAAGWKDFTTRPGLSLAYGALVFVISVLTVGGLFRFGYDYVLFPALSGFLVVGPLIATGLYEKSRRLVQGLPLTLPSMMFVKARSGGQILFVGVLLCLLMLLWMRAAVLLYALFFGLLPFPGLNEVVGILITTSRGWALLIVGSLVGGLFAAFALAISVFGVPMLLAERTDALTAMGQSMALVWHNRPVMLTWGAIVVGSFVLSVATALIGLIVVFPVLGHATWHAYAAMRRKANCASE, encoded by the coding sequence ATCGACAGGCTTCCCCCGATCGTGCCGCCCATCGGCGCCACAAGGATGGATTGGCGTCGCGACGTGCGCCCCGGCGCCGCGTTCTCGTGGTTGGCGGCCGGGTGGAAGGACTTTACCACTCGACCGGGCTTGAGCTTGGCCTACGGCGCGCTGGTCTTTGTGATTTCCGTTCTGACCGTCGGCGGGCTGTTCCGGTTCGGTTACGATTACGTTCTCTTTCCGGCGCTGTCCGGCTTTTTGGTCGTGGGGCCGCTGATTGCCACCGGGCTCTACGAGAAGAGCCGGCGCCTGGTGCAAGGCTTGCCGCTCACGCTCCCCAGCATGATGTTCGTGAAGGCTCGATCCGGCGGACAGATCCTGTTCGTCGGCGTGCTTCTGTGCCTGTTGATGCTGCTGTGGATGCGCGCCGCGGTTCTCCTCTACGCTCTTTTCTTCGGACTATTGCCTTTTCCCGGCCTCAATGAAGTCGTCGGCATCCTCATAACCACGTCGAGGGGCTGGGCGCTGCTCATTGTCGGCAGCCTCGTCGGCGGACTGTTTGCGGCCTTTGCCCTTGCGATCAGCGTCTTCGGGGTCCCGATGCTTCTTGCAGAACGCACTGACGCCCTGACCGCCATGGGACAGAGCATGGCGCTGGTCTGGCATAATCGTCCGGTCATGTTGACCTGGGGCGCCATCGTCGTCGGCTCGTTCGTGCTGAGCGTGGCGACGGCTCTGATCGGGTTGATCGTCGTGTTTCCTGTGCTCGGCCATGCCACTTGGCACGCCTACGCCGCAATGCGGCGGAAAGCGAACTGCGCAAGCGAATGA
- a CDS encoding ABC transporter ATP-binding protein, with amino-acid sequence MPQSKLDQQTAHELIRRLVTEYGAKHWKRYAIAFALMAIGAGATALTAYLMGTIVNKAYVDRSFPAIVTIGVITILIFSARGAATYGQAVILSRIGNSIIAENQRKLFDRLMNQNLGFFAERHSSEFLHRLSTGANAATGVLNMLITAVGRDLLSLIGLVAVMVIQDPVMSLFAFVIAPPALWMVRKLVKRIRNVAKAQFTGGTRLFETLQETIQGIRIVKAFTLEDRLRKRYYDNVAVVEHEANKMARVSNRSSPLMETLAGVSIALGVIYGGYRTIEMNATPGEFFSFITAFLLAYEPAKRLARLNLELNAGLIGVRQLFDIIDAPSTEPADNDKPSLHIDRAQVEFKDVGFGYREGQPVLRGLTLTAEAGQMTALVGPSGGGKSTILNLILRLYEVQTGVIAIDGQNIANVSRHSLRRQIAYVGQDVFLFHGTIRDNIAFGRDGATEDEIIAAAKAANAHDFIMSFPHGYDTQAGEQGLQLSGGQRQRIAVARALIKDARLILLDEATAALDSESERAVQDAIAHLTLGRTTMVIAHRLHTVAHADRIYVIENGVVAESGRHEELLRKGGRYASFYRLQLQNEEADQAVAASA; translated from the coding sequence ATGCCGCAATCCAAGCTGGATCAGCAGACCGCCCATGAGCTGATCCGCCGGCTCGTGACCGAATACGGCGCCAAGCACTGGAAACGCTACGCCATCGCCTTCGCGCTGATGGCGATCGGCGCCGGCGCTACCGCACTGACCGCCTATCTGATGGGCACCATCGTCAACAAGGCCTATGTCGACCGCAGTTTCCCTGCCATCGTCACCATCGGCGTCATCACCATCCTGATCTTTTCCGCGCGGGGAGCGGCAACCTACGGCCAGGCGGTGATCCTTTCGCGCATCGGCAACAGCATCATCGCCGAGAACCAGCGCAAATTGTTCGACCGGTTGATGAACCAGAATCTCGGCTTCTTCGCCGAGCGCCATTCATCGGAGTTCCTGCATCGCCTCTCCACCGGAGCCAACGCCGCGACCGGCGTCCTCAACATGCTGATCACGGCCGTCGGTCGCGACCTCCTGTCGCTGATCGGACTTGTCGCCGTGATGGTGATCCAGGATCCGGTAATGTCGCTGTTCGCCTTCGTGATCGCACCCCCGGCTTTGTGGATGGTGCGCAAGCTGGTGAAGCGAATCCGCAATGTCGCCAAGGCGCAGTTTACCGGCGGTACGCGCCTGTTCGAAACCCTGCAGGAAACCATCCAGGGCATCCGCATTGTCAAGGCCTTCACGCTCGAGGACCGGCTGCGCAAACGCTATTACGACAACGTCGCCGTCGTCGAGCACGAAGCCAACAAGATGGCGCGCGTCTCCAACCGGTCGAGCCCACTGATGGAGACACTCGCCGGCGTGTCGATCGCGCTCGGCGTCATTTATGGCGGCTATCGCACGATCGAGATGAACGCGACCCCGGGGGAGTTCTTTTCCTTCATCACCGCCTTCCTGCTCGCTTATGAGCCGGCCAAGCGGCTGGCGCGGCTGAATCTCGAGTTGAATGCCGGCCTCATCGGTGTGCGCCAGCTCTTCGACATCATCGATGCCCCCTCGACCGAGCCGGCCGACAACGACAAGCCGTCGCTGCACATCGACAGGGCGCAGGTCGAGTTCAAGGATGTCGGCTTCGGCTATCGCGAAGGCCAGCCGGTGCTGCGCGGGCTGACCCTCACCGCCGAAGCCGGGCAGATGACCGCGCTGGTAGGTCCGTCCGGCGGCGGCAAATCCACGATCCTCAATCTGATCCTGCGGCTCTACGAGGTGCAGACGGGCGTCATCGCAATCGACGGTCAGAACATCGCCAATGTGTCGCGACACTCGCTGCGCCGGCAGATCGCCTATGTCGGACAGGATGTGTTTCTGTTCCATGGAACCATTCGTGACAACATCGCCTTCGGCCGCGACGGCGCGACGGAGGACGAAATCATTGCCGCCGCCAAGGCCGCGAATGCGCACGACTTCATCATGTCCTTTCCCCACGGCTATGACACGCAGGCCGGCGAACAGGGGCTGCAATTGTCCGGCGGCCAGCGCCAGCGCATCGCGGTGGCGCGTGCGCTGATCAAGGATGCCAGGCTGATCCTGCTGGACGAAGCAACCGCCGCACTCGATTCGGAATCCGAGCGCGCGGTGCAGGATGCGATTGCACATTTGACGCTGGGCCGCACGACGATGGTCATCGCCCACCGCCTGCACACGGTCGCGCATGCGGACCGCATTTACGTGATCGAGAACGGCGTTGTCGCCGAATCCGGGCGCCACGAGGAGTTGCTGCGCAAGGGCGGCCGCTATGCCTCGTTCTACCGGCTGCAATTGCAGAATGAGGAAGCCGACCAGGCGGTCGCCGCATCCGCGTGA
- the ccoP gene encoding cytochrome-c oxidase, cbb3-type subunit III has product MGVNERDFYTGQITTGHEWNGIKELNTAIPKPVWFFLIATSLFAVVYWVLMPAWPLGRTYTKGLLGTDVHKEVATSLREAALSRAQWMTRIEKKDFAAIQADAALMKYVRETGHTLFGDSCAVCHGTRATGGPGFPSLVDEAWLWGGTPDAVFETIRVGINSDAPETRAAQMPAFGRDGILDRQAIINVIAFVRSLSHPTTTVSADAQKVAAGQETFAANCSACHGDDAKGNKDTGAPDLTDGFWLYGSDADSIYRTIYGGRQGRMPSWEKRLTDAERKILTLYILDLKKRGTP; this is encoded by the coding sequence ATGGGCGTGAATGAGCGCGACTTTTATACCGGACAGATAACGACGGGGCACGAGTGGAACGGAATCAAGGAACTCAACACGGCGATCCCCAAGCCTGTGTGGTTCTTCCTGATCGCGACCTCGCTCTTCGCGGTGGTCTACTGGGTGCTGATGCCGGCCTGGCCCTTGGGCAGAACCTATACCAAGGGCCTGCTCGGGACTGACGTCCACAAAGAGGTGGCAACAAGTCTGCGCGAAGCGGCGCTGAGCCGCGCGCAATGGATGACACGGATCGAAAAGAAGGATTTTGCGGCGATCCAGGCGGATGCGGCGCTCATGAAATACGTGCGAGAGACGGGCCATACCCTGTTCGGCGACAGCTGTGCCGTCTGCCATGGGACGCGCGCCACCGGCGGGCCTGGTTTCCCCAGCCTCGTAGATGAAGCCTGGCTGTGGGGCGGCACGCCAGACGCCGTATTCGAGACCATCCGGGTCGGCATCAATTCCGATGCTCCCGAGACCCGCGCCGCGCAAATGCCAGCCTTCGGCCGCGACGGAATTCTGGATCGCCAGGCGATTATCAACGTGATCGCCTTTGTGCGGTCGCTCTCACATCCAACGACCACAGTAAGCGCGGACGCACAGAAGGTTGCTGCGGGACAAGAAACCTTCGCGGCCAATTGCAGCGCCTGTCATGGCGACGATGCCAAGGGCAACAAGGACACCGGCGCACCTGATCTTACCGACGGTTTTTGGCTCTATGGCAGTGACGCGGACTCGATCTACCGCACGATCTATGGCGGACGGCAGGGGCGCATGCCGAGCTGGGAAAAGCGGCTCACCGACGCCGAGCGCAAAATTCTGACCCTGTATATCCTCGATCTCAAGAAACGGGGGACGCCGTGA
- the galE gene encoding UDP-glucose 4-epimerase GalE: MAVLVTGGAGYIGSHMVYALADAGEDVVVLDNLSTGFRWALPDKVPLYEGDTGDATLALEIIARHDIDAIIHFAASIVVPDSVADPLGYYRNNTANTRTLIEAAVKGGVKHFIFSSTAAVYGNPETVPVAEDAPTMPMSPYGWSKLMTEIILRDTAHAHPLRYAVLRYFNVAGADPQLRTGQSTPAATHLIKVAVQTALGMRKKMDVFGTDYPTPDGTCIRDYIHVSDLVAAHSDALGYLRGGGQSVTLNCGYGRGFSVLEVIETVKKISGIDFRVELAPRRPGDPAQIVAASGRARDILGWTPRYDDLPTIVSHALAWEKKLKQINV, translated from the coding sequence ATGGCCGTTCTGGTCACTGGCGGCGCCGGCTATATCGGCAGCCACATGGTTTACGCGCTCGCCGACGCGGGCGAGGACGTGGTCGTGCTCGACAATTTGTCGACCGGCTTCCGCTGGGCCCTGCCGGACAAGGTACCGCTTTACGAAGGCGACACCGGCGACGCGACGCTGGCGCTGGAAATCATCGCCCGGCACGACATAGACGCGATCATCCATTTCGCGGCGTCCATCGTGGTGCCGGATTCGGTTGCCGATCCCCTCGGCTATTACCGCAACAACACCGCCAACACGCGCACGCTGATCGAAGCCGCGGTCAAGGGCGGCGTGAAGCATTTCATCTTCTCGTCCACCGCGGCCGTCTACGGCAATCCGGAAACGGTGCCGGTCGCGGAAGATGCGCCGACCATGCCGATGTCGCCCTATGGCTGGTCGAAGCTGATGACCGAAATCATCCTGCGCGACACCGCGCATGCGCATCCGCTGCGCTATGCGGTGCTGCGCTATTTCAATGTCGCCGGCGCCGATCCGCAATTGCGGACCGGGCAGTCAACGCCGGCCGCCACCCATCTGATCAAGGTCGCTGTCCAGACCGCGCTCGGCATGCGCAAGAAGATGGATGTCTTCGGCACCGACTATCCGACTCCGGACGGCACCTGCATCCGAGACTACATCCATGTCAGCGATCTGGTTGCCGCCCATTCCGATGCGCTCGGCTATCTGCGCGGCGGCGGGCAATCGGTCACCCTGAATTGCGGCTATGGCCGCGGCTTCTCGGTGCTCGAGGTGATCGAGACCGTGAAGAAGATCTCCGGCATCGATTTCCGCGTGGAGCTTGCGCCGCGGCGGCCCGGCGATCCGGCGCAGATCGTGGCAGCCAGCGGCCGCGCCCGCGACATTCTCGGCTGGACGCCCCGCTACGACGACTTGCCGACCATTGTCTCCCATGCGCTGGCCTGGGAGAAAAAACTGAAGCAAATCAACGTATAA
- a CDS encoding fumarylacetoacetate hydrolase family protein: protein MGKYVITPPPQAAIAVQGSDELFPVRRVWCVGRNYIEHIREMGQDERAPPFFFAKPADAVVPDGSVVPYPLLTNDMHHEVELVVALKSGGMNVKPEKANDCIWGYGVGIDLTRRDLQIASREVKRPWEIGKAFDASAPCGALVPASKIGHPTKGRISLKVNGTVKQDGDLNQMIWNVPETIWKLSEMVELAAGDIIMTGTPAGVGPLVSGDKVECEIEGVGSLKISIGPRAGS, encoded by the coding sequence ATGGGAAAATATGTGATCACGCCGCCGCCGCAGGCCGCAATCGCGGTTCAGGGCAGCGACGAGTTGTTTCCGGTGCGCCGAGTCTGGTGTGTCGGGCGCAACTACATCGAGCATATCCGCGAGATGGGTCAGGACGAGCGCGCGCCCCCGTTCTTTTTCGCCAAGCCGGCCGACGCCGTCGTTCCGGATGGCAGCGTGGTGCCCTATCCGCTGCTGACCAACGACATGCATCACGAGGTCGAGCTGGTCGTGGCGCTGAAATCCGGCGGCATGAACGTCAAGCCGGAAAAGGCCAATGACTGCATCTGGGGCTATGGCGTCGGCATCGACCTGACCCGCCGCGACCTGCAGATCGCCTCGCGCGAGGTGAAGCGGCCGTGGGAAATCGGCAAGGCGTTCGACGCCTCCGCGCCCTGCGGCGCGCTGGTGCCGGCTTCGAAGATCGGCCATCCGACCAAGGGGCGCATCTCGCTCAAGGTCAACGGCACCGTGAAGCAGGACGGCGATCTCAACCAGATGATCTGGAACGTGCCGGAAACCATCTGGAAGCTGTCGGAGATGGTGGAGCTCGCCGCCGGCGACATCATCATGACCGGCACCCCGGCGGGCGTCGGCCCGCTGGTGTCGGGCGACAAGGTCGAGTGCGAGATCGAGGGCGTCGGTTCGCTCAAGATTTCCATCGGCCCGCGCGCGGGATCGTAA
- the ccoN gene encoding cytochrome-c oxidase, cbb3-type subunit I produces the protein MISQLTKNERQLALVIAVLVAICGLVMAVAGRGDPFGDHGVIVLVFGVAVVFVIIGGYYTPEPSKDRLASYYDDPVKAGIVFSITWAVFAMFIGDWVAWLLAYPDLTFDATWASFGRLRPVHTTGVIFGFGGNALIATSFHVMQRTARTRLPDQLSPWFVLVGYNLFCILAVSGYFMGITQSKEYAEPEWYADIWLVVVWVAYLILYLRTLARRREPHIYVANWYYMAFILVVAALHIVNNLALPISFASAKSFPIFSGVQDAMTQWWYGHNAVAFFLTAGFLGMMYYYLPKRAGRPIFSYRMSILGFWGITFFYMWVGSHHLHYTALPQWVQTLGMTFSAILLVPSWMAAANALLTLNGAWHKVRDDATLRFMMVAAVFYGLSTFEGSFMAMRPVNSLSHYTDWTVAHVHAGTLGWNSMITFGAIYYLVPQLWKRAQMYSPALVEWHFWLSVAGALVYVFAMWNSGIVQGLMWRTYNESGTLAYSFIDSLVAMHPYYIARAVGGFLFFAGAVVGFYNVWMTIRVARELKPETMEEEPALAPKAALQAAE, from the coding sequence ATGATCTCTCAGCTCACCAAGAATGAGCGGCAGCTCGCGCTTGTCATCGCTGTTCTGGTTGCCATTTGTGGGCTGGTCATGGCCGTGGCGGGGAGGGGCGATCCGTTCGGTGACCACGGGGTCATCGTGCTTGTCTTCGGTGTCGCGGTGGTCTTCGTAATCATCGGTGGCTATTACACCCCGGAGCCAAGCAAGGACCGGCTTGCCTCCTATTACGACGACCCTGTGAAGGCCGGCATCGTCTTCTCAATAACCTGGGCCGTCTTCGCGATGTTCATCGGGGACTGGGTCGCCTGGCTGCTCGCCTATCCCGACCTGACCTTTGACGCCACTTGGGCAAGTTTCGGCCGTCTGCGTCCTGTTCACACGACCGGCGTGATCTTCGGCTTTGGCGGCAACGCACTGATCGCCACGTCCTTCCATGTCATGCAGCGGACCGCACGCACACGGCTGCCGGACCAGCTCAGTCCCTGGTTCGTCCTCGTTGGTTACAATCTGTTCTGCATCCTCGCGGTCAGCGGCTACTTCATGGGCATCACCCAGTCGAAGGAGTATGCCGAGCCCGAATGGTATGCCGACATCTGGCTGGTGGTCGTCTGGGTCGCCTATCTGATCCTCTACTTGCGCACGCTCGCGCGCCGGAGGGAGCCGCATATCTACGTCGCCAACTGGTACTACATGGCCTTCATCCTGGTTGTTGCGGCGCTGCACATCGTCAACAATCTTGCGCTTCCGATCTCTTTTGCGAGCGCCAAGAGCTTTCCCATTTTTTCCGGCGTCCAGGATGCGATGACGCAATGGTGGTATGGCCACAATGCCGTCGCGTTTTTCCTCACGGCCGGCTTTCTTGGGATGATGTATTATTACCTGCCCAAGCGCGCGGGCCGTCCGATCTTCTCCTACCGCATGTCGATCCTCGGTTTCTGGGGAATAACTTTCTTCTACATGTGGGTGGGGTCGCACCATCTTCACTACACGGCACTGCCACAGTGGGTGCAGACGCTCGGCATGACCTTCTCGGCGATACTGCTCGTTCCTTCCTGGATGGCGGCGGCAAATGCGCTGCTGACCCTCAATGGCGCCTGGCACAAGGTGCGCGATGACGCAACGCTGCGCTTCATGATGGTGGCCGCGGTGTTCTACGGGCTGTCAACTTTCGAAGGTTCGTTCATGGCAATGCGCCCCGTGAATTCGCTCTCGCACTATACCGACTGGACGGTGGCGCATGTGCATGCCGGCACGCTTGGCTGGAATTCGATGATCACGTTTGGCGCGATCTATTACCTCGTGCCGCAACTCTGGAAGCGGGCGCAGATGTATTCGCCAGCGCTGGTCGAGTGGCATTTCTGGCTCTCGGTTGCCGGCGCGCTCGTCTACGTCTTTGCGATGTGGAACTCAGGAATTGTCCAGGGTCTGATGTGGCGCACTTACAACGAGAGCGGCACGCTTGCCTATTCCTTCATCGACTCGCTTGTCGCCATGCATCCCTACTATATCGCACGAGCGGTGGGTGGTTTTCTGTTCTTCGCCGGCGCGGTGGTCGGGTTCTACAATGTCTGGATGACGATCCGCGTAGCGCGCGAACTAAAGCCTGAGACCATGGAAGAGGAGCCGGCGCTTGCGCCAAAAGCTGCGCTACAGGCCGCGGAGTAA
- the ccoO gene encoding cytochrome-c oxidase, cbb3-type subunit II, which yields MFGTHYKLERYSIGLALTIIAVASIGSLVEIAPLFTIDETVEKAPDMRVYTPLELAGRNIYIREGCYACHSQMIRTLRDEVERYGPYSLAVESQYDHPMLWGSKRTGPDLARIGGKYSDDWHVAHLNNPRDMVPVSVMPAYRALKQKELRTDDLSMQLAALNKLGVPYTDAMIKNAVNDAHGQASPDSAQADGIASRYGTATNVRAFDGNPNVLTEMDALVAYLQILGRLTDAAYKPRETAEATQ from the coding sequence GTGTTTGGAACGCATTACAAGCTCGAACGCTACTCGATCGGCCTGGCACTCACCATCATTGCCGTGGCCAGCATAGGCAGCCTGGTGGAGATCGCGCCGCTGTTCACCATCGATGAGACGGTGGAAAAAGCGCCCGACATGCGCGTCTACACTCCGCTCGAGCTCGCCGGACGTAATATCTATATCCGCGAGGGCTGCTACGCCTGTCACTCGCAGATGATCCGCACGCTGCGCGACGAGGTCGAACGCTATGGGCCTTATTCGCTGGCCGTTGAGTCGCAGTACGACCATCCGATGCTGTGGGGATCGAAGCGCACGGGCCCGGATCTCGCGCGAATCGGCGGCAAATATTCGGACGACTGGCACGTGGCGCACCTCAACAATCCGCGGGACATGGTGCCTGTATCCGTCATGCCGGCTTATCGCGCTCTCAAGCAAAAGGAGCTGCGCACGGATGACCTGTCCATGCAGCTTGCAGCTCTGAACAAGCTCGGCGTGCCTTACACCGATGCGATGATCAAGAATGCGGTCAATGACGCGCATGGTCAGGCATCACCGGACAGCGCACAGGCCGATGGCATCGCATCGCGCTACGGCACGGCGACCAACGTTCGAGCCTTCGATGGCAATCCGAACGTGCTTACCGAGATGGACGCTCTTGTCGCCTATCTTCAGATCCTCGGCCGTCTGACCGATGCTGCCTATAAACCGCGCGAAACAGCGGAGGCTACACAATGA